From Paraburkholderia hayleyella, a single genomic window includes:
- a CDS encoding MgtC/SapB family protein, with amino-acid sequence MAAVLGSVIGIERERLSWAAGLRTHMLVSVGSALIMIVSAFGFADVLKGEHVVLDPSRMAAQVVSGIGFLGAGSILLRGEIVRGLTTAASLWSVAAIGLAVGGGMYTVAIAATIIILIVLAGIKPIEQRFIRARQQRRLMLLVERGALTFHSLHDVLGTTSSRVKQFVMQQSDDAPECDEVHITLHRVSEPEYVVLREQLRHLPGVKALREDSAQPEREV; translated from the coding sequence ATGGCGGCTGTACTCGGCAGCGTGATCGGCATTGAACGCGAACGGTTGTCGTGGGCCGCCGGATTGCGCACGCACATGCTTGTGAGCGTGGGTTCCGCGCTGATCATGATCGTGTCCGCGTTTGGCTTTGCCGACGTGCTGAAAGGTGAGCATGTCGTGCTTGACCCGTCGCGGATGGCGGCGCAGGTGGTATCCGGGATTGGCTTTTTGGGCGCGGGTTCGATTTTGCTGCGCGGCGAAATCGTGCGCGGGCTGACCACGGCCGCGAGCCTGTGGTCGGTGGCGGCGATTGGCCTGGCTGTAGGCGGTGGGATGTATACGGTGGCGATTGCGGCGACGATCATCATCCTGATCGTGCTGGCGGGCATCAAGCCGATTGAGCAGCGCTTCATCAGGGCGCGCCAGCAGCGACGGCTGATGCTGCTAGTCGAGCGCGGCGCGTTGACGTTTCATTCGTTGCACGATGTGTTGGGCACCACAAGCTCGCGTGTCAAGCAGTTCGTCATGCAGCAAAGCGATGATGCTCCGGAGTGCGATGAAGTGCACATCACGTTGCATCGCGTGTCAGAGCCGGAATATGTAGTATTGCGCGAGCAGTTGCGGCATCTGCCTGGTGTGAAGGCGCTGCGCGAAGATAGCGCGCAGCCGGAGCGGGAGGTGTGA
- a CDS encoding ureidoglycolate lyase → MKLLRYGPQGEEKPGLLDTEGRIRDLSGVVADITGATLADATLARLRALDPQTLPLVPGEPRLGPCVGQVGKFVCIGLNYADHAAESGLPVPPEPVVFNKWTSAITGPNDGIEIPRGSEKTDWEVELGVVIGRAAKYVDAADALNYVAGYCVINDVSERAWQIERAGQWDKGKGFDTFGPLGPWLVTRDAVADPQNLNLWLEVDGHRYQNGNTKTMVFGVAQLVAYLSQCMSLQPGDVISTGTPPGVGMGAKPRPVFLRPGQTVRLGIDGLGEQRQITRAA, encoded by the coding sequence ATGAAACTGCTTCGTTATGGGCCGCAAGGCGAAGAAAAACCGGGCTTGCTAGATACAGAGGGCCGTATCCGCGATCTGTCGGGCGTGGTCGCGGATATCACGGGCGCGACGCTGGCGGACGCAACGCTTGCGCGTCTGCGCGCTCTGGATCCGCAAACGCTGCCCCTGGTGCCGGGCGAGCCGCGTCTTGGGCCCTGCGTGGGCCAGGTCGGCAAGTTCGTCTGCATTGGGCTGAACTATGCCGATCACGCCGCTGAATCGGGTCTGCCGGTGCCGCCTGAGCCCGTCGTCTTCAATAAATGGACCAGCGCGATCACTGGCCCGAATGACGGCATCGAGATTCCGCGCGGCTCGGAAAAAACCGACTGGGAGGTCGAGCTGGGCGTGGTGATAGGCCGGGCGGCGAAATACGTCGACGCGGCCGATGCGCTGAACTACGTCGCGGGTTATTGCGTCATCAATGATGTGTCCGAGCGGGCCTGGCAAATCGAGCGCGCGGGCCAGTGGGACAAGGGTAAGGGTTTCGACACATTCGGCCCGCTCGGGCCCTGGCTCGTGACCCGCGACGCCGTGGCGGACCCTCAAAACCTCAACCTGTGGCTCGAAGTTGATGGTCATCGTTATCAGAACGGCAACACGAAAACCATGGTGTTTGGTGTGGCGCAACTGGTGGCGTATCTGTCGCAGTGCATGAGCTTGCAGCCGGGCGATGTGATTTCAACTGGCACGCCGCCCGGGGTGGGCATGGGGGCCAAGCCGCGTCCGGTGTTCTTGCGGCCGGGGCAGACGGTGCGACTGGGGATCGACGGGCTCGGCGAGCAGCGCCAGATCACACGCGCGGCTTAG
- a CDS encoding aldo/keto reductase: protein MTDKPGLRAGQRRNVGRSTVQLTALSLGSAALGGLYRDLSDGEAQAAVAAAWDAGMRYFDTAPHYGHTKAELRLGEALRCYPRGEYVLSTKVGRHYVPRTTPYDGREGWHNPLPFEARYDYSGDGMLRSFEDSLRRLDIGPVDIVLIHDIGRMTHGERHAHYWRQLTDGGGFRALAQLRDSGVVKAIGLGVNESAVILDAMAEFDLDCALLAGRYTLLEQAALEELLPACAARQVSLMLGGVFNSGILARGLASASGGHGHASELKFNYTEAPAGIVARVAQLDALCQRHQVPLAAVALQFPYAHPAVATVLTGARSATEVRENLAAFEQPLPAALWSDLRDAGLLDARAPTPAAAASTRASTCASSLQEV from the coding sequence ATGACCGACAAGCCTGGCCTGAGAGCCGGACAACGGCGTAACGTGGGTCGCAGTACCGTGCAACTCACGGCCTTGAGCCTGGGCAGTGCAGCGTTGGGCGGGCTGTACCGCGATCTGTCCGATGGCGAGGCGCAGGCTGCCGTCGCGGCTGCATGGGATGCGGGCATGCGTTACTTCGACACCGCGCCGCACTATGGCCATACCAAGGCCGAGCTTCGCCTGGGCGAAGCGCTGCGGTGCTATCCGCGTGGCGAGTACGTGTTGTCGACCAAGGTTGGGCGCCATTATGTGCCGCGCACGACACCCTACGATGGCCGTGAAGGCTGGCACAACCCGCTGCCGTTCGAAGCGCGTTACGACTATAGCGGCGACGGCATGCTCCGTTCGTTTGAGGACAGCCTGCGGCGGCTCGACATCGGCCCCGTCGATATCGTGCTGATTCACGATATCGGCCGCATGACGCATGGCGAGCGTCACGCGCATTACTGGCGACAACTGACCGACGGCGGCGGGTTCCGGGCACTGGCGCAACTGCGCGACAGCGGCGTGGTCAAGGCGATTGGGCTGGGGGTCAATGAAAGCGCGGTGATTCTCGACGCCATGGCCGAGTTCGATCTGGATTGCGCGCTGCTGGCAGGCCGCTACACGCTGCTGGAGCAGGCGGCGCTAGAGGAACTGCTGCCTGCCTGCGCCGCGCGTCAGGTTAGCCTGATGCTGGGTGGGGTATTTAATTCGGGCATTCTGGCGCGTGGTCTGGCGAGCGCATCGGGCGGCCACGGCCACGCCAGTGAGCTGAAATTCAATTACACCGAGGCGCCGGCTGGCATCGTCGCTCGCGTGGCGCAACTGGACGCACTTTGCCAGCGGCATCAGGTGCCGCTGGCGGCCGTGGCGCTGCAGTTTCCGTATGCCCATCCCGCCGTGGCGACCGTGCTGACCGGCGCTCGCAGCGCCACTGAAGTGCGCGAGAACCTGGCGGCATTCGAGCAGCCGCTGCCTGCCGCGTTATGGAGCGATCTCCGCGATGCGGGCTTGCTCGACGCGCGCGCGCCCACGCCTGCCGCTGCGGCTTCTACTCGCGCTTCTACTTGCGCTTCTTCCTTGCAGGAGGTTTGA
- a CDS encoding amidohydrolase family protein — MHIDAHQHYWNPGRNDYGWLTPEQSTLYRPYGPSDLTGLRKRAGIGQTVVVQAAPTIEETRYLLSMARHEASIAGVVGWVPLLDAGAPALLADLAREPKFKGVRPMLQDLPDHHWINNPGLTPAIEALIEHDLAFDALIFTHHAEALAIFATRFPALRIVIDHGAKPPIRTGGAGRASWAEAMTQLAQLPQVYCKLSGLATEAAPGWTDATLRPYVDHLLASFGPGRLMWGSDWPVLNLNGDYLRWHASARALLEGLTEQEREAIFARNAMTFYRL; from the coding sequence CTGCATATCGACGCCCACCAGCACTACTGGAATCCTGGCCGCAACGACTATGGCTGGCTCACACCCGAGCAGTCCACGCTGTACCGCCCGTATGGCCCGTCCGATCTCACCGGGTTGCGCAAACGCGCGGGGATTGGCCAGACGGTCGTGGTCCAGGCCGCACCGACCATCGAAGAAACGCGCTACTTGCTGAGCATGGCACGCCATGAGGCGTCGATTGCCGGTGTGGTGGGCTGGGTGCCATTGCTCGACGCCGGCGCCCCCGCGCTGCTGGCCGATCTGGCGCGCGAGCCGAAATTCAAGGGCGTGCGGCCGATGCTGCAAGACCTGCCCGATCACCACTGGATTAACAATCCAGGTCTCACGCCCGCCATCGAAGCCCTGATTGAACACGATCTGGCCTTCGATGCACTGATCTTCACGCATCACGCCGAGGCGCTCGCCATCTTCGCCACACGCTTTCCGGCGCTGCGCATCGTGATCGATCACGGCGCGAAGCCACCGATCCGCACGGGTGGAGCGGGACGCGCGTCATGGGCCGAGGCGATGACACAACTGGCACAACTGCCTCAGGTGTACTGCAAGCTGTCGGGGCTCGCTACCGAGGCTGCGCCGGGCTGGACCGATGCAACGCTGCGTCCTTACGTCGACCATCTGCTGGCGAGCTTTGGCCCTGGCCGCCTGATGTGGGGCAGCGACTGGCCTGTGCTGAACCTGAATGGCGATTATCTGCGCTGGCATGCTAGCGCCCGGGCGTTGCTTGAAGGCCTGACGGAACAGGAGCGGGAGGCGATCTTCGCCAGAAACGCGATGACGTTCTATCGGCTGTAA
- a CDS encoding heavy metal translocating P-type ATPase, giving the protein MTDLSLSPSPPHPPQHAGAPAAPLATIELQLGGMTCASCSARIEKALAKVPGVASVTVNLATEQASVHLHAEVDPAQLVAAVTKAGYEATVRLPPEAAASLPADITDVAGVADVTPGSSPRLSASQRELVLVLVCAALTLPLALPMFGAWAGLHLMPPVWLQFVLASIVQFVFGARFYRAAWRAVRAGSGNMDLLVALGTSAAYGVSVYQLASHAGSSATLHLYFEASAVVITLVRFGKWLETCARRQTTDAIRALNALRPERARIRVEAAAHTGAPQHTSYEEREVALSEVRPGMQVVVRPGERMPVDGTVQEGHTHVDEALITGESLPVPKAPGDPVTAGSINGAGALLIMTTATGAETTLARIIRLVETAQAGKAPIQRLVDRVSAIFVPVILLIAALTLGGWLLAGASVENALLNAVAVLVIACPCALGLATPAAIMAGTGVAARRGVLIKDAEALEIAHRVNLVAFDKTGTLTLGQPSVTAFEVPDRPDRKQEAHDHDRALALAAAVQRHSDHPLAQAVVQAFELRRAETQSAAAALTSATLAASAARAVPGRGVAAQVQGQTLAIGSSRWLAELGLAVPGKLAERARQIEQAGQTVSWLMRLPDLPDLPDLPHWAQEVTQEGAGIGHGADHAASPAAVLALIGFGDTLKPGAGAAIAQLTRMGVRSVLLTGDNPGSAASVATALGIGEYHAQVLPEDKARVIHDLKSRTGATVAMVGDGINDAPALAAADIGMAMSTGTDVAMQAAGITLMRGDPALVADALDISRRTWRKIQQNLFWAFIYNLIGIPLAALGWLNPMLAGAAMAFSSVSVVSNALLLRFWRGRHE; this is encoded by the coding sequence ATGACTGATCTTTCCCTTTCCCCCTCGCCTCCGCATCCTCCACAACACGCCGGGGCACCGGCCGCACCCCTTGCCACCATCGAGCTTCAGCTAGGCGGCATGACCTGTGCATCCTGCTCCGCCCGCATCGAAAAAGCGCTGGCGAAAGTCCCTGGGGTCGCCTCCGTCACAGTCAATCTCGCCACCGAACAGGCCAGCGTGCACCTGCATGCCGAAGTCGATCCCGCGCAACTGGTTGCAGCCGTCACGAAAGCCGGTTATGAGGCGACCGTGCGCCTGCCGCCCGAAGCCGCCGCCAGCCTGCCCGCCGATATCACCGATGTCGCCGGTGTCGCCGATGTCACGCCAGGCAGTTCGCCACGCCTGTCAGCCAGCCAGCGCGAACTCGTGCTGGTGCTGGTTTGCGCCGCCCTCACGCTGCCGCTCGCGCTGCCGATGTTCGGCGCCTGGGCGGGTCTCCATCTGATGCCCCCGGTCTGGCTGCAGTTCGTGCTGGCCTCGATCGTGCAGTTTGTCTTCGGCGCGCGCTTTTACCGGGCCGCGTGGCGCGCGGTGCGGGCGGGCAGCGGCAACATGGACCTGCTCGTGGCGCTCGGCACCTCGGCGGCGTATGGCGTCAGCGTGTATCAACTGGCCAGCCACGCCGGTAGCAGCGCCACCTTGCATCTGTACTTCGAGGCTTCAGCGGTCGTCATCACGCTGGTGCGCTTTGGCAAGTGGCTCGAAACCTGCGCGCGGCGCCAGACCACCGACGCCATCCGCGCGCTCAACGCATTGCGCCCTGAGCGCGCCCGGATTCGCGTCGAAGCCGCCGCGCACACGGGAGCACCCCAGCACACATCCTATGAGGAACGTGAAGTCGCGCTCTCCGAGGTTCGCCCTGGCATGCAAGTCGTCGTGCGGCCCGGCGAGCGGATGCCCGTCGACGGGACGGTGCAGGAAGGTCACACGCACGTCGACGAAGCGCTGATTACCGGCGAGAGCCTGCCCGTGCCCAAGGCACCTGGCGACCCGGTGACAGCGGGCTCGATCAACGGCGCGGGCGCGCTGCTCATCATGACCACCGCGACCGGCGCCGAAACCACGCTGGCGCGCATCATTCGCCTCGTTGAAACCGCCCAGGCCGGAAAAGCACCGATTCAGCGGCTGGTGGATCGGGTCAGCGCGATTTTCGTTCCGGTGATCCTGCTGATCGCGGCGCTCACCCTGGGCGGCTGGCTGCTGGCAGGCGCCAGCGTCGAGAACGCGCTGCTCAACGCCGTCGCGGTGCTGGTCATCGCCTGCCCGTGCGCGCTCGGGCTCGCAACACCCGCGGCGATCATGGCAGGCACCGGCGTGGCCGCGCGCCGCGGCGTGCTGATCAAGGATGCAGAGGCGCTCGAAATCGCCCATCGGGTCAATCTGGTGGCCTTCGACAAAACCGGCACGCTCACGCTCGGCCAGCCGTCGGTCACGGCGTTCGAAGTCCCTGACAGGCCTGACAGGAAACAGGAAGCACACGATCACGATCGAGCCCTGGCGCTGGCCGCGGCCGTGCAGCGCCACAGCGACCATCCGCTCGCGCAAGCCGTGGTACAGGCTTTCGAGCTGCGCCGGGCTGAAACGCAAAGCGCAGCGGCAGCGCTGACATCAGCGACGCTCGCAGCCTCGGCGGCCCGCGCCGTGCCGGGGCGCGGCGTGGCCGCGCAGGTGCAAGGCCAGACGCTGGCCATCGGCAGCAGCCGCTGGCTGGCGGAACTGGGCCTCGCCGTGCCCGGAAAACTGGCCGAACGCGCCCGCCAGATCGAGCAGGCGGGCCAGACGGTCTCCTGGCTGATGCGCCTGCCTGATCTACCTGATCTACCCGATCTGCCTCATTGGGCACAAGAGGTCACACAGGAAGGCGCTGGCATCGGTCACGGCGCCGATCACGCGGCCTCACCCGCCGCCGTGCTGGCGCTCATTGGTTTCGGCGACACGCTCAAGCCAGGCGCTGGCGCCGCCATCGCCCAGCTCACGCGCATGGGGGTGCGCAGCGTGTTGCTGACGGGCGATAACCCCGGCAGTGCAGCGAGCGTTGCAACGGCGCTGGGCATCGGGGAATATCACGCGCAGGTATTGCCCGAGGACAAGGCACGCGTGATCCACGATCTGAAGAGCCGCACCGGGGCCACCGTGGCAATGGTCGGCGATGGCATCAACGATGCTCCGGCGCTAGCGGCGGCTGATATCGGCATGGCGATGTCGACCGGCACGGACGTCGCCATGCAGGCCGCCGGTATCACGCTGATGCGGGGTGACCCAGCCCTGGTGGCAGATGCCCTCGATATCTCGCGCCGCACGTGGCGCAAGATTCAGCAGAACCTGTTCTGGGCTTTTATTTACAACCTGATCGGCATCCCGCTGGCCGCGCTCGGCTGGCTGAATCCGATGCTGGCAGGCGCTGCCATGGCCTTCTCCAGCGTCAGCGTGGTGAGCAATGCGCTGCTATTGCGCTTCTGGCGCGGCCGGCATGAATGA
- a CDS encoding AGE family epimerase/isomerase, giving the protein MSLSSSSPASAPVLAEALRDHFQRVILPLWRGPGFNTALHLPYEALSADGTTPLPVVRYRAMACARQLFVFSEANDAAHAHTLFAALQRHFADPLQGGWFYSVDAHGAPLDTHKDLYTHAFVIFACAHYFARFRNQEARDVLHHTSALVETRFAAPDGLLYAALDRPFAAVTGTPIQNPLMHLTEAWLAARNAAPDAAFDQALSRLGQAIARAFVHAPSGCIAELPLGSADNRLEPGHQFEWFWLVHEARGLLAGSGLDEALERAFDFAQRHGIEHATGGIYAALDETGQVLDGTQRIWAQTEYLRALATRGGEAAHNMLPQQIRRFQARFLHANGWVECRAADGMITRAEMPSTTAYHLTTAYAALPRQALR; this is encoded by the coding sequence ATGAGCCTCTCTTCTTCTTCGCCTGCATCCGCCCCCGTTCTTGCTGAGGCGCTACGCGATCATTTTCAGCGGGTCATTTTGCCGTTGTGGCGCGGCCCCGGCTTCAATACGGCGTTGCATCTGCCCTATGAAGCGCTCAGCGCCGATGGCACCACACCGTTGCCCGTCGTGCGTTATCGGGCGATGGCATGTGCCCGCCAGTTGTTCGTCTTCTCGGAGGCGAATGACGCAGCCCATGCGCATACGCTGTTTGCCGCTTTGCAACGGCATTTTGCCGATCCGTTGCAAGGCGGCTGGTTCTATAGCGTGGACGCACACGGCGCCCCGCTTGATACCCACAAGGACCTGTACACCCACGCGTTTGTCATCTTCGCCTGCGCGCATTATTTCGCGCGCTTTCGCAACCAAGAGGCGCGCGATGTCCTGCACCACACCTCGGCGCTCGTCGAAACGCGCTTCGCCGCGCCTGACGGGCTCCTGTACGCGGCCCTGGACCGGCCCTTCGCGGCGGTCACGGGCACGCCCATACAAAATCCGCTGATGCATCTGACCGAAGCGTGGCTCGCCGCCCGCAACGCCGCGCCTGATGCGGCATTCGATCAAGCCTTGAGCCGCCTCGGACAAGCCATCGCACGCGCCTTCGTCCATGCGCCCAGCGGCTGTATTGCCGAATTGCCGCTGGGTAGCGCGGACAACCGGCTAGAACCGGGTCATCAGTTCGAATGGTTCTGGCTGGTGCATGAGGCACGCGGGTTGCTGGCAGGTTCGGGGCTGGATGAGGCGCTGGAGCGGGCGTTTGACTTCGCCCAGCGCCATGGCATCGAGCACGCGACGGGCGGCATCTATGCCGCCCTCGATGAAACCGGCCAGGTACTGGATGGCACGCAGCGCATCTGGGCACAAACCGAGTATCTGCGTGCGCTTGCCACGCGCGGCGGCGAAGCGGCGCACAACATGCTGCCGCAGCAAATCAGGCGCTTTCAGGCGCGCTTTCTGCACGCGAACGGCTGGGTCGAATGTCGCGCGGCAGATGGCATGATCACCCGCGCCGAGATGCCCTCCACCACCGCCTACCATTTGACGACGGCTTATGCGGCCCTGCCGCGCCAAGCGCTACGCTAA
- a CDS encoding helix-turn-helix transcriptional regulator: MPLAPDYSLHLPAVLALGSCTDVETLREQFFSVTRQLGFSAVLYAGRFAVDGVRVEARIESNYDSRWREQYEANGYAAIDPAVNHALHSLAPLVWSDSMYGSAAQQQFREEALAYGLGTGATFPVHSREGDVALLSMSVAGSRRRAGAHLKQNLVWGPFIATMMQEAMHKIVKGDALKQRPELTPRENEVLNWLASGKTNWDISVLLGISEHGVVHHVRNILGKFDVPTRRQAVAKAIALGMI, encoded by the coding sequence ATGCCACTCGCTCCTGATTATTCGCTGCATCTTCCTGCGGTTCTCGCGCTGGGCTCCTGTACGGATGTCGAGACGCTGCGCGAGCAATTTTTCAGCGTGACGCGTCAACTGGGTTTTTCCGCTGTCTTGTATGCGGGGCGTTTTGCTGTCGATGGCGTACGGGTCGAGGCGCGTATCGAATCGAATTACGACAGCCGCTGGCGCGAGCAATACGAGGCGAACGGTTATGCCGCGATTGATCCTGCGGTCAATCATGCGTTGCATTCGCTGGCGCCGCTGGTGTGGAGCGATTCGATGTACGGTTCAGCCGCCCAGCAGCAATTTCGTGAGGAAGCCCTGGCCTATGGTCTGGGCACGGGCGCGACGTTTCCTGTGCATTCCCGCGAAGGCGATGTCGCGTTGCTGAGCATGTCGGTGGCGGGCTCCCGCCGTCGTGCTGGAGCGCATCTGAAGCAAAACCTGGTGTGGGGGCCGTTCATCGCCACGATGATGCAGGAAGCCATGCACAAGATCGTCAAGGGCGATGCACTCAAGCAGCGGCCCGAACTCACGCCGCGCGAAAACGAAGTGCTCAACTGGCTCGCCAGTGGCAAGACCAACTGGGATATCTCGGTTTTACTGGGGATTTCCGAACATGGCGTTGTGCATCACGTGCGTAACATTCTCGGTAAATTCGACGTGCCGACACGTCGTCAGGCCGTCGCCAAGGCTATCGCGCTGGGCATGATCTAG
- a CDS encoding SDR family oxidoreductase, translating into MIQRLAGKTALITAAGQGIGLASALRFASEGARVIATDIRLDTLAGLPLEARLLDVRDSAAVNALAQELGAIDVLFNCAGYVHAGSILEASEADWDGAFDLNVKAMYRTIRAFLPAMLERGGGSIINMSSAASSVKGVPNRFVYGASKAAVIGLTKAVAADFVTRGVRCNAICPGTVASPSLEQRIAEQAASQGASVAAIQAAFVARQPMGRIGTPDEIAALALYLASDESAFTTGQAHVIDGGWSN; encoded by the coding sequence ATGATACAAAGACTCGCTGGCAAGACCGCGTTGATCACTGCTGCTGGACAAGGTATCGGGCTGGCTAGCGCGCTGCGTTTTGCGAGCGAAGGCGCGCGCGTGATTGCAACCGATATCCGTCTCGATACCCTGGCTGGCCTGCCGCTTGAAGCGCGCCTGCTCGACGTGCGCGATAGCGCTGCGGTCAACGCGCTGGCACAGGAGTTAGGCGCCATCGACGTGCTTTTCAACTGCGCGGGTTATGTCCACGCGGGCTCGATTCTCGAAGCTAGCGAAGCCGACTGGGATGGCGCTTTCGATCTGAACGTGAAGGCGATGTACCGGACGATTCGCGCCTTTTTGCCCGCGATGCTGGAGCGGGGCGGCGGCTCGATCATCAACATGTCGTCGGCGGCCTCAAGCGTGAAGGGCGTGCCTAACCGCTTTGTATACGGCGCGTCGAAGGCCGCGGTGATTGGCCTGACCAAGGCGGTGGCGGCTGATTTCGTCACGCGCGGGGTACGTTGCAATGCCATTTGCCCTGGCACGGTGGCTTCGCCTTCGCTTGAGCAGCGTATCGCCGAGCAGGCGGCCAGCCAGGGCGCGAGCGTGGCGGCTATTCAGGCCGCGTTTGTCGCCCGCCAGCCGATGGGGCGCATCGGCACCCCGGACGAGATTGCCGCGCTGGCGCTCTATCTGGCCAGTGACGAGTCCGCGTTTACCACCGGCCAGGCGCATGTGATCGACGGCGGCTGGTCGAACTAG